One Alnus glutinosa chromosome 3, dhAlnGlut1.1, whole genome shotgun sequence genomic region harbors:
- the LOC133862579 gene encoding probable polyol transporter 6, whose product MGEIVGKGNGEKLNKYALSCTIVISMISIIFGYDTGVMSGAMLFIEEDLKINDIQVGVLAGILNLCALVGSLIAGRISDYIGRRYTIVLAANVFMVGSVLMGYSPTYPVLLTGRCIAGIGVGFALMIAPVYTAEISPPKSRGLLTSLPDMAISFGILLGYISNYFFAKLTLKLGWRLMLGVAAIPSLALAIGIMKMPESPRWLAMKGRLGEAKKMLMKISSSKEEAEMRFQDIKSAVGIDENCTDNVVKLSKEAQGGGAWKELLIRPTPAVRWILFAAIGLHFFDHATGIEAIVLYSPRIFKAAGVHDKGKLLLATVGVGLTKTLFIFVATFLLDKVGRKPLLMIGTMGMVIALAVLGFALTMVEHSKEKLMWALILSIVSVYTFVAFFSMGIGPIAWVYLSEIFPLRVRALGVGIGVAVNRVMNASVSFSFIPIYKAITIGGAAFMFAGFGVLSLVFFYFFLPETKGKSLEEIEMLFGKTKKDVGIEAQPIRNQYYQ is encoded by the exons ATGGGGGAGATAGTGGGGAAGGGTAATGGAGAAAAGTTGAACAAGTATGCTCTTTCCTGTACCATAGTTATCTCTATGATCTCCATAATATTTGGTTATG ATACTGGTGTTATGAGTGGTGCCATGTTATTCATAGAAGAAGATCTCAAAATCAACGACATCCAAGTGGGAGTCCTCGCCGGAATCCTAAACCTATGCGCCTTGGTGGGTTCCCTAATAGCCGGGAGAATTTCAGATTACATTGGTCGTCGTTATACAATTGTTTTAGCCGCCAATGTTTTCATGGTTGGCTCGGTTCTGATGGGGTATTCCCCGACCTATCCGGTACTACTAACCGGAAGGTGCATTGCTGGGATTGGCGTGGGATTTGCACTTATGATTGCACCTGTTTACACTGCGGAGATTTCGCCTCCTAAATCCCGCGGCCTCCTCACCTCCCTGCCGGACATGGCCATCAGCTTTGGCATCTTACTTGGCTATATCTCAAACTACTTCTTCGCCAAATTGACTTTGAAGCTTGGATGGAGGCTGATGCTTGGTGTTGCAGCAATCCCTTCGCTTGCCTTGGCTATAGGCATCATGAAAATGCCAGAGTCTCCCAGGTGGCTTGCAATGAAAGGCCGTCTAG GTGAAGCAAAGAAAATGTTGATGAAAATATCCAGTAGTAAAGAAGAAGCCGAGATGCGGTTCCAGGACATCAAAAGTGCAGTTGGGATCGATGAAAACTGCACAGACAATGTTGTCAAGCTTTCCAAAGAGGCTCAGGGCGGAGGGGCTTGGAAAGAGCTGTTGATAAGGCCTACACCTGCTGTCCGCTGGATTTTATTCGCAGCAATCGGACTTCATTTCTTTGACCATGCAACGGGCATTGAGGCGATTGTGTTGTACAGTCCAAGAATCTTCAAGGCAGCTGGAGTCCACGACAAGGGAAAGCTCTTGCTTGCAACTGTTGGGGTAGGCCTTACGAAGACTCTGTTTATATTTGTGGCTACATTTCTTCTCGACAAAGTTGGAAGGAAGCCGCTATTAATGATAGGCACAATGGGTATGGTTATAGCCCTAGCAGTGCTAGGTTTTGCCCTTACCATGGTGGAGCACTCAAAAGAGAAGCTGATGTGGGCGCTGATCCTCAGCATTGTTTCTGTCTATACATTTGTTGCTTTCTTTTCTATGGGAATTGGGCCTATCGCGTGGGTGTATCTCTCCGAGATATTCCCCCTCAGGGTGAGGGCGCTCGGCGTTGGCATTGGGGTGGCTGTGAATCGTGTCATGAATGCCTcggtttccttttctttcattCCAATTTACAAAGCAATTACAATCGGAGGGGCCGCCTTCATGTTTGCTGGCTTTGGCGTGTTGTCTTTGGTGTTCTTCTATTTCTTCTTGCCGGAGACCAAGGGGAAGTCTTTGGAAGAGATTGAGATGCTCTTTGGCAAAACGAAGAAAGATGTTGGAATAGAAGCTCAGCCCATACGCAATCAATATTATCAATAG